A single genomic interval of Bradyrhizobium sp. sBnM-33 harbors:
- a CDS encoding alpha/beta hydrolase, translated as MPYRAQIVTLLTAAALATFAAFSSGRAADQTPKLLTEHFMIDAVDPGIKLYVRNKRPEGMTQFAAQKTLLFVHGATLPGEAIFDFPLEGLSWMDYIAQRGWDVYLVDVRGYGRSTRPPEMDQPAASNPPIVTTDVAVRDVGSAVDFILQRRGVSKLSLVGYSWGTAITGAYTGDHNDKVDNLVLFAPIWLRTPQPSQTAPPPLGAYVAAPPTRERLQVGAPDDRKRDLMPGFEAWATAAIASDPVGSKQEPPVLRSPAGVFQDGRNYWQAGKPYYDPAQIKVPTLVIVAEWDGLAPPEGAQAVFRKLPSGPDKRLVMIGEGSHFVLLEKNRIQLFHEVQLFLDRARLTN; from the coding sequence ATGCCTTACAGAGCACAAATCGTCACGTTGCTGACGGCCGCGGCTTTGGCCACGTTCGCAGCGTTCTCATCCGGCAGAGCGGCCGACCAGACGCCGAAACTCTTGACCGAGCACTTCATGATCGACGCTGTCGATCCTGGGATAAAGCTGTACGTCAGAAACAAGCGCCCGGAAGGCATGACGCAATTTGCGGCACAGAAAACGTTGCTGTTCGTCCATGGTGCGACCTTGCCAGGCGAGGCGATATTCGATTTTCCGCTCGAAGGGCTATCCTGGATGGACTACATCGCCCAGCGCGGCTGGGATGTGTATCTGGTGGATGTGCGCGGCTACGGTCGATCGACGCGGCCGCCGGAAATGGACCAGCCAGCAGCCAGTAATCCTCCTATCGTCACGACCGATGTCGCGGTGAGGGATGTCGGCTCTGCTGTCGATTTTATCCTTCAGCGGCGAGGCGTCTCCAAGCTCAGTCTCGTGGGCTACTCATGGGGGACAGCTATCACCGGCGCCTACACCGGCGACCACAACGACAAGGTCGATAACCTCGTGCTTTTTGCGCCCATATGGCTGCGAACCCCGCAGCCCTCGCAAACTGCGCCCCCTCCGTTGGGCGCCTACGTTGCAGCCCCGCCCACGCGGGAGCGCCTGCAGGTCGGCGCACCCGATGATCGAAAGCGCGACTTGATGCCGGGGTTCGAGGCGTGGGCGACGGCTGCCATCGCCTCCGATCCCGTTGGCTCGAAACAGGAGCCCCCGGTGCTGCGCAGCCCAGCCGGCGTATTTCAGGACGGCCGGAATTACTGGCAGGCAGGCAAGCCATATTATGATCCAGCGCAGATCAAGGTCCCCACGCTGGTGATCGTCGCGGAGTGGGATGGGCTCGCCCCTCCGGAGGGCGCGCAAGCCGTTTTCCGCAAGCTGCCGAGCGGCCCCGACAAGCGGCTTGTCATGATTGGCGAGGGATCCCATTTCGTGCTGTTGGAAAAGAACCGGATCCAGCTTTTCCACGAGGTGCAGCTCTTCCTCGATAGGGCGCGCCTGACAAACTGA
- a CDS encoding transposase — translation MMGHQRVEQVALFYEFSLERHVPADHLLRSIDRFVDLDGLRRELSPFYSTIGRPSIAPELMIRMLLVGYCFGIRSERRLCEEVHLNLAYRWFCRLGLDGDVPDHSTFSKNRHGRFRDSDLLRRLFEDVLRRCIDEGLVGGEGFAVDASLIKADANRQNGVEGEKGLPPKAASRAVDEYLAVLDDAAFGAATEIVPKFISPADPAARWTGAHGGQAFFAYSTNYLIDVENAIIVDVEPTTAIRQAEVLAAKRMIERTAKNFGLHPSRLLGDSAYGSADMLGWLVDEHGIEPHVTVFDKSARKDGTFTREDFNYDPVSDVYICPGGKTLTTTGTRVNDGETLLYRASKADCDACALRPHCCPNTPARKVPRSIHERARDMARAIAKSWEGRASRRLRKKVEMLFAHLKRILKLDRLRLRGPNGARDEFLLAATAQNLRKLAKLVPMPQPNPA, via the coding sequence ATGATGGGACATCAGCGAGTTGAGCAGGTCGCGTTGTTCTATGAGTTTTCGCTCGAGCGGCACGTTCCGGCCGATCATTTGTTGCGATCGATCGACAGGTTCGTGGACCTCGATGGGTTAAGGCGAGAGCTATCCCCCTTCTACAGCACGATCGGGCGGCCCTCGATCGCGCCCGAGCTGATGATCCGGATGCTGTTGGTCGGTTACTGCTTCGGCATCCGCTCGGAGCGGCGCCTGTGCGAAGAGGTTCACCTCAACCTGGCATACCGCTGGTTCTGCCGCCTTGGGCTCGATGGTGACGTGCCCGATCATTCGACCTTCTCAAAGAACCGACATGGCCGCTTCCGCGATAGTGATCTGCTGCGACGGCTGTTCGAAGACGTCTTGCGCCGCTGCATCGACGAGGGTCTGGTTGGCGGAGAAGGCTTTGCGGTCGATGCTAGCCTGATCAAGGCCGATGCTAACCGGCAGAACGGCGTCGAGGGCGAAAAGGGGTTGCCGCCAAAAGCCGCAAGCCGTGCCGTCGACGAGTATCTAGCTGTCCTGGACGATGCGGCGTTTGGGGCCGCGACCGAGATCGTCCCCAAGTTCATCTCACCGGCTGATCCTGCCGCGCGCTGGACCGGTGCCCATGGCGGACAGGCTTTCTTTGCCTACTCCACGAACTATCTGATCGATGTGGAAAATGCGATCATTGTCGACGTTGAGCCGACCACAGCGATCCGGCAGGCAGAAGTTCTCGCTGCCAAGCGCATGATCGAGCGGACCGCAAAGAACTTCGGTCTTCACCCGTCCAGGCTTCTCGGTGACAGCGCCTATGGTTCAGCCGACATGCTGGGCTGGCTGGTCGATGAGCACGGCATCGAGCCGCATGTGACCGTGTTCGACAAATCAGCGCGCAAGGATGGGACCTTCACACGGGAGGACTTCAACTACGATCCAGTCAGCGACGTCTATATCTGTCCTGGCGGCAAGACGCTGACCACAACAGGGACGCGTGTGAATGATGGCGAGACGTTGCTTTATCGAGCGAGCAAGGCTGACTGTGACGCCTGCGCCTTGAGGCCACACTGCTGCCCGAACACGCCTGCTCGAAAGGTGCCTCGCTCGATCCATGAGAGAGCCCGCGACATGGCGCGGGCGATTGCTAAATCCTGGGAAGGTCGAGCATCGCGACGGCTACGTAAGAAGGTCGAAATGTTGTTCGCTCACCTCAAGCGCATTCTCAAGCTCGACCGACTGCGATTACGTGGACCAAACGGGGCTCGCGACGAGTTCCTCCTTGCAGCAACCGCCCAGAACCTCCGGAAACTAGCCAAGCTGGTCCCAATGCCGCAGCCAAATCCGGCCTGA
- a CDS encoding tripartite tricarboxylate transporter permease yields the protein METFAALAHGMAVAVQPMNLLYALIGVFLGTAVGVLPGIGPALTVALLLPVTYKLDPGGSLIMFAGIYYGGMYGGSTTAILINTPGESASMATALEGNKMAKAGRGGPALATSAIGSFVAGTIATIGLAFLAPWLVDFAVRFGPEDYFALMCVAFITVSATFGDSPIRGLTSLFIGLTLGLVGIDKLTGQARLAFGIPELLDGVEVTTLAVGLFALGEALYVASRRHHAEEKIEPVRGSLWMTKQDWMRSWKPWLRGTMFGFPIGALPAGGAEIPTFLSYSTEKRLSKHPEEFGKGAIEGVAGPEAANNASAAGTLVPLLTLGLPTSATAAMMLAGFQQYGLNPGPLLFAERPDLVWGLIASLFIANVMLLVLNLPLVGLWVKLLAIPQPWLYAGILVFATMGTIAAKPSVVELSMLAAFGVLGFLMRRFDFPIAPVVVGLILGPIAESQLRRALAISLGDPIVLLQSPMSATLLGIALIALVAPFVLKGLGRFRASED from the coding sequence ATGGAAACTTTCGCCGCGCTCGCGCATGGCATGGCTGTCGCCGTGCAGCCCATGAACCTGCTCTACGCGCTGATCGGCGTGTTCCTCGGCACTGCGGTCGGCGTGCTGCCCGGCATCGGTCCGGCGCTCACGGTCGCATTGCTGCTGCCGGTCACCTACAAGCTCGATCCCGGCGGCTCGCTGATCATGTTCGCCGGAATCTATTACGGCGGCATGTATGGCGGATCGACCACCGCCATCCTGATCAACACGCCCGGCGAGAGCGCGTCGATGGCGACCGCGCTCGAAGGCAACAAGATGGCCAAGGCCGGCCGCGGCGGTCCGGCGCTGGCGACGTCCGCGATCGGCTCGTTCGTCGCGGGCACCATTGCCACCATCGGCCTGGCTTTTCTCGCACCGTGGCTGGTAGATTTTGCGGTGCGCTTCGGGCCTGAAGATTATTTCGCGCTGATGTGCGTGGCCTTCATCACGGTGTCGGCGACTTTCGGCGATTCGCCGATTCGCGGACTAACCAGCCTGTTCATCGGGCTGACGCTCGGGCTGGTCGGCATCGACAAGCTCACCGGCCAGGCCCGGCTTGCTTTCGGCATCCCCGAACTGCTCGACGGCGTCGAGGTGACGACGCTTGCGGTCGGCCTGTTCGCCTTGGGCGAAGCGCTTTACGTGGCATCGCGCCGCCATCACGCCGAGGAAAAGATCGAGCCGGTGCGCGGCTCGCTGTGGATGACGAAGCAGGACTGGATGCGATCGTGGAAGCCGTGGCTGCGCGGGACGATGTTCGGCTTTCCGATCGGCGCGCTTCCCGCAGGCGGCGCGGAAATTCCGACATTCCTGTCCTACTCGACCGAGAAGCGGCTGTCGAAACATCCGGAAGAATTCGGCAAGGGCGCGATCGAGGGCGTCGCGGGACCGGAAGCCGCCAACAACGCCTCCGCCGCCGGCACGCTCGTGCCACTTTTGACGCTCGGGCTTCCGACTTCGGCCACGGCTGCGATGATGCTGGCGGGCTTTCAGCAATACGGGCTGAACCCGGGACCGCTGCTGTTCGCCGAGCGGCCTGATCTCGTGTGGGGCCTGATTGCGAGCTTGTTCATCGCCAACGTGATGCTGCTGGTGCTCAACCTGCCGCTGGTCGGGCTGTGGGTAAAACTGCTCGCGATCCCGCAGCCATGGCTGTACGCCGGCATTCTCGTCTTTGCGACCATGGGCACCATCGCGGCAAAGCCGTCGGTGGTCGAGCTGTCGATGCTGGCAGCCTTCGGCGTGTTGGGCTTCCTGATGCGCCGGTTCGATTTTCCGATCGCGCCCGTCGTCGTCGGCCTCATCCTGGGGCCGATTGCCGAAAGCCAGTTGCGCCGCGCGCTCGCGATCAGCCTCGGCGATCCCATCGTGCTGCTGCAGAGTCCGATGTCGGCGACGCTGCTCGGCATCGCGCTGATCGCGCTAGTGGCGCCATTCGTGCTGAAGGGACTCGGCCGCTTCAGGGCCAGCGAGGATTAG
- a CDS encoding tripartite tricarboxylate transporter TctB family protein, giving the protein MTDSALSDLPQRPVSRRIDPAGLVIAAALAVLAAVLVWDASKLASTTMYGMGPEAMPIVVAIGLGILAIANLIDALRGNLPPRESADPKPVLLILSGLALLIAIIGLGGGFILATSALFVTTSAAFGRRALLADLAIAVVMTTLIYLAFDRLLTLSLPAGPLERLL; this is encoded by the coding sequence ATGACAGACAGCGCGCTCAGCGATCTTCCGCAGCGGCCAGTCTCTCGACGCATCGATCCCGCGGGTCTCGTCATTGCCGCGGCGCTCGCCGTACTTGCTGCGGTGCTGGTGTGGGACGCAAGCAAGCTGGCATCCACCACGATGTACGGCATGGGCCCCGAGGCGATGCCGATCGTCGTCGCGATCGGGCTCGGCATCCTCGCGATCGCCAACCTGATCGACGCGCTGCGCGGCAACCTGCCGCCGCGCGAGAGCGCCGACCCCAAGCCTGTGCTGCTGATCCTTAGCGGGCTTGCGCTGCTGATCGCCATCATCGGCCTTGGCGGCGGCTTTATCCTGGCGACATCGGCGCTGTTCGTCACCACCTCGGCTGCGTTCGGGCGGCGTGCACTTCTCGCCGACCTCGCCATCGCCGTCGTGATGACGACCCTGATCTATCTCGCTTTCGATCGGCTGCTGACGTTGAGCCTCCCCGCCGGGCCTCTGGAAAGACTGCTGTAA
- a CDS encoding Bug family tripartite tricarboxylate transporter substrate binding protein, with translation MMPFHARLFGAVVALTLAAGSPALSQQLELKIMAPAAPGGGWDQTARAMQQALVAAKIARSVQVTNVAGAGGSVGIAQFVNSAKGDGNQMMVNGFVMVGALAMNKSPVTLEQVTPIARLTEEIQVIVVPANSPLKTAQDLAAAVKADIAKVTFAGGSAGGVDHVMAALFAGTIGADAKKINYIPFSGGGESLAAILGGKVTAGISGLSEYEGQIKSGKLRALGVTSEKRIAGIDIPTFKEQGIDLVLANWRSVVAPPGITAEQRKTLSEAVEKMVKSDAWKDILKQKGWDDAYLSGDAFADFLKKETTRVTDVLKSVGLVKS, from the coding sequence ATGATGCCGTTTCATGCGCGCCTGTTCGGCGCGGTCGTCGCGTTGACGCTTGCGGCAGGCAGCCCTGCCCTCTCGCAGCAGCTCGAGCTCAAGATCATGGCGCCCGCGGCCCCTGGCGGCGGCTGGGATCAGACCGCCCGCGCGATGCAGCAGGCTTTGGTCGCCGCCAAGATCGCCCGCAGCGTCCAGGTCACCAATGTGGCGGGCGCCGGCGGCAGCGTCGGCATCGCGCAGTTCGTCAATAGCGCCAAGGGCGACGGCAACCAGATGATGGTGAACGGCTTCGTCATGGTCGGCGCGCTCGCCATGAACAAGTCGCCGGTGACGCTCGAACAGGTGACGCCGATTGCGCGCCTGACCGAGGAAATCCAGGTGATCGTGGTGCCGGCGAATTCGCCGCTCAAGACGGCGCAGGACCTGGCCGCGGCCGTGAAGGCCGACATCGCCAAGGTGACCTTTGCCGGCGGCTCGGCCGGCGGCGTCGATCACGTGATGGCGGCGTTGTTTGCGGGAACGATCGGCGCCGACGCCAAGAAGATCAACTACATTCCGTTCTCCGGCGGCGGCGAGTCGCTGGCGGCCATTCTCGGCGGCAAGGTCACCGCAGGCATTTCCGGACTGAGCGAATACGAAGGACAGATCAAGTCCGGCAAATTGCGCGCACTCGGCGTGACGTCGGAAAAGCGTATCGCCGGCATCGATATTCCGACCTTCAAGGAACAGGGGATCGACCTCGTACTCGCCAATTGGCGTTCGGTGGTCGCGCCTCCCGGCATCACGGCAGAACAGCGCAAGACGTTGAGCGAGGCGGTCGAGAAGATGGTCAAATCCGACGCCTGGAAGGACATCCTCAAACAGAAGGGCTGGGATGACGCGTATCTTTCCGGCGATGCGTTCGCGGATTTCCTTAAGAAGGAGACGACGCGCGTCACCGACGTGCTGAAGTCGGTCGGCCTCGTCAAATCATGA
- a CDS encoding glutathione S-transferase family protein, with amino-acid sequence MPENVHSSREADRSSDRKMRLFSGPLSMFGAKVQIALHEKNIDFELIMVPFTMKVGYAPKHPEVLRINPKRQVPVLIDGDLEIFDSTQIFEYLEDIKPDPALWPASSAARAWCRRLEHESDEVYFPHIIKLMQLWKTPLDPAAELAREGAAAYYLTMERVLDDREFVGGAYSFADIAFYMAQLFGARWGADMTKETPRLLQWRQRMTARPAVIKVVEPMADYLRSQGLSVPAFLPSTAT; translated from the coding sequence ATGCCCGAAAACGTTCACTCCAGTCGAGAAGCCGATCGAAGCAGCGACCGCAAGATGCGGCTGTTCTCCGGTCCGCTGAGCATGTTCGGTGCCAAGGTCCAGATCGCCCTGCACGAGAAGAACATCGATTTCGAACTGATCATGGTCCCCTTCACCATGAAGGTGGGCTACGCGCCAAAGCATCCGGAAGTCCTGCGCATCAATCCGAAGCGCCAGGTCCCGGTGCTGATCGACGGTGATCTTGAGATTTTCGATTCCACCCAGATCTTCGAGTATCTTGAAGACATCAAGCCGGATCCTGCGCTGTGGCCCGCGAGCTCTGCGGCGCGGGCGTGGTGTCGCCGGCTCGAGCATGAATCGGACGAAGTCTACTTCCCTCACATCATCAAATTGATGCAGCTCTGGAAGACGCCGCTCGATCCCGCCGCGGAGCTCGCGCGCGAGGGCGCTGCGGCCTATTATCTGACCATGGAGCGCGTGCTCGATGACCGCGAGTTTGTCGGCGGCGCCTATTCCTTTGCCGATATCGCGTTCTATATGGCCCAGCTCTTCGGCGCGCGCTGGGGCGCCGACATGACAAAAGAAACGCCGAGGCTGCTGCAATGGCGGCAGCGCATGACGGCAAGACCGGCGGTCATCAAGGTCGTCGAACCGATGGCCGATTACTTGCGCAGCCAGGGTCTCAGCGTCCCCGCGTTTCTGCCGTCAACAGCGACGTGA
- a CDS encoding PAS domain S-box protein, with protein sequence MDLPPPACDSNHPLTLSAFWLPIVTPDGHVVAMKDAEFQWRAQSDPRLAAYAASRLPAWLWTADGRQILWANPAGARVFGAASAAALTEKTFGPADRHRRQIARLAGRLLANGAIRLERLRGFGAAPGMLATCGCSRFDFPDGSHGVLIAAGDIALIAPRPARAYEPPQNGIQPDTTASTPAPQPSAPVIEQPVAPQPSPDYEQPAQSGEAPAEFALFDALAEPAAADEPAAIKPAPRTPIPALEAFAGQPTRRLPLRFTWQMDREGRFTLGTDEFTGLIGPRTTAGFGRPWREIAEKFALDPEGRVMKAFATCATWSGIVLKWPVDGGSTLPVELSGSPIFDGQRNFIGYRGFGVCRDFDALARLAALRLAELSGGMAMPQEPPAPEFPEPTGVAPPLVDELPEPIAAATSHRNDLETPVEPPKESVKESAKETVKESAGESANEASKSTMTELPADAPNVVPFRAPGEAKPLSLTPVENSAFDELARQLSARLDTENGNEAVPNVTGETIFEPTVALFARERAGEPPEWLAPPEPPAHGETARDKALLDLLPVGILIYRLDRLLYANPAFLTQMGYTSLHALEDAGGLDALYVEPGTSNASSTSDTGRPVTISASGPADADAPSSAAEARLYTISWDGDSALALIFSTTRHEGAAIAAAIAQAEPVAELDISEPSDVGHANAEELAAILDTTAEGILMFDAEGNIHAANRSAEALFGHDGDELIQRNLADLFAPESQHGVFEYLAGIKASGVESLLDHGREVLGRESKGGIIPLSMTIGRTRPDGPNFFAVFRDLSQAKKTESELREARRLAERAANAKADVLARISHEVRTPLNAIIGFAEVMIGERFGALGNERYREYMKDIRAAGEHVIAIVNDLLDLSRIETGKLDLAFTNQNLNELVESCVAVMQPQANRERIIIRTSLAHTLPPVIADARALRQITLNLIGNSIHLANAGGQVIVSTALSDFGEVMLRVRDTGHGLNDNEVAAALEPFRTRAPSDQSESAAVSLSLTKALVEANRAKFQIKTGGRSGTLIEIVFPHAVARI encoded by the coding sequence GTGGACCTGCCGCCGCCGGCTTGCGATAGTAACCATCCATTAACGCTGTCGGCATTCTGGCTGCCGATCGTGACGCCGGACGGTCATGTAGTTGCGATGAAGGACGCGGAATTTCAGTGGCGGGCGCAGAGCGATCCGCGATTGGCGGCCTATGCGGCGAGCCGCCTGCCCGCATGGCTGTGGACGGCCGACGGCAGGCAGATCCTGTGGGCCAATCCAGCCGGCGCCCGCGTGTTCGGCGCCGCCAGCGCCGCAGCCCTTACTGAGAAGACCTTCGGACCGGCCGACCGGCACCGGCGCCAGATCGCGCGGCTCGCAGGACGGCTGCTCGCCAACGGCGCCATCCGCCTGGAGCGGTTACGGGGATTTGGCGCGGCGCCCGGCATGCTTGCGACCTGCGGCTGTTCGCGGTTCGACTTTCCCGATGGCAGTCATGGTGTCCTGATCGCCGCCGGCGACATCGCGCTGATCGCGCCACGGCCGGCGCGGGCGTATGAGCCGCCCCAGAACGGGATTCAGCCCGACACAACAGCGTCAACGCCAGCCCCGCAGCCGAGCGCGCCCGTCATCGAGCAACCGGTCGCGCCGCAGCCGTCTCCCGACTACGAACAACCGGCGCAATCGGGCGAAGCGCCCGCCGAGTTTGCATTGTTCGATGCGCTTGCCGAGCCTGCCGCCGCGGATGAGCCGGCCGCGATTAAGCCTGCTCCACGCACTCCAATACCTGCGCTCGAAGCATTTGCCGGCCAGCCGACCCGCCGCCTGCCGCTGCGCTTCACCTGGCAGATGGATCGGGAAGGCCGCTTCACGCTCGGCACCGACGAATTCACCGGCCTGATCGGCCCGCGCACCACGGCCGGCTTCGGCCGGCCATGGCGTGAGATCGCGGAGAAATTTGCGCTCGATCCCGAGGGCCGGGTGATGAAGGCGTTCGCCACATGCGCGACCTGGAGCGGCATCGTGCTGAAGTGGCCGGTCGATGGCGGCAGCACTCTGCCGGTTGAACTATCCGGCTCGCCGATTTTCGATGGGCAGCGGAATTTCATCGGCTATCGCGGCTTTGGCGTCTGCCGCGATTTCGACGCGCTGGCCCGGCTCGCCGCCCTGCGCCTGGCGGAATTGTCCGGCGGGATGGCAATGCCGCAAGAACCGCCCGCCCCGGAATTTCCCGAGCCGACAGGCGTTGCACCGCCTTTGGTCGACGAATTGCCCGAACCGATTGCTGCCGCGACTTCACATCGAAACGATTTGGAAACGCCCGTGGAACCTCCCAAGGAAAGCGTCAAGGAAAGCGCCAAAGAAACCGTCAAGGAAAGCGCCGGGGAAAGCGCCAACGAAGCCTCGAAGAGCACCATGACGGAATTACCCGCAGACGCTCCCAACGTGGTGCCATTCCGCGCCCCCGGCGAGGCGAAGCCGCTATCGCTGACGCCGGTCGAGAACAGCGCCTTCGACGAACTCGCGCGGCAATTGTCGGCGCGGCTCGACACCGAGAATGGCAACGAGGCGGTGCCGAACGTCACCGGTGAAACGATCTTTGAACCGACCGTCGCATTGTTCGCGCGCGAACGAGCCGGCGAGCCGCCCGAATGGCTAGCGCCGCCCGAACCGCCCGCGCATGGCGAAACCGCGCGCGACAAGGCGCTGCTCGATCTCTTACCCGTCGGCATCCTGATCTACCGCCTCGACCGCCTGCTCTATGCCAACCCCGCCTTCCTTACGCAGATGGGCTATACCAGCCTGCATGCGCTGGAAGATGCTGGCGGCCTCGACGCGCTCTATGTCGAACCCGGCACGTCGAATGCGTCCTCGACATCGGACACCGGCAGGCCGGTGACGATTTCCGCAAGCGGGCCTGCGGATGCAGATGCGCCGTCATCGGCCGCCGAGGCCCGCCTCTACACGATTTCATGGGACGGCGATTCGGCGCTGGCGCTGATCTTCTCGACCACGCGCCATGAGGGCGCGGCGATCGCGGCCGCCATCGCGCAAGCCGAGCCGGTAGCGGAGCTGGACATCTCCGAACCGTCCGATGTCGGCCATGCCAATGCCGAAGAACTCGCTGCCATCCTCGACACCACGGCCGAAGGCATCCTGATGTTCGACGCCGAAGGCAACATCCATGCAGCCAACCGCAGCGCTGAAGCGCTGTTCGGCCATGACGGCGACGAACTCATCCAACGCAATCTCGCCGATCTCTTTGCGCCCGAAAGCCAGCACGGTGTGTTCGAATATCTCGCCGGCATCAAGGCTTCCGGCGTCGAAAGCCTGCTCGATCACGGCCGTGAGGTGCTGGGCCGGGAAAGCAAGGGCGGCATCATCCCGCTGTCGATGACCATCGGCCGCACCCGCCCTGACGGCCCGAATTTCTTCGCGGTGTTCCGCGATCTCTCGCAGGCCAAGAAGACCGAGAGCGAATTGCGCGAGGCGCGGCGGCTGGCAGAACGCGCCGCCAACGCCAAGGCCGACGTGCTGGCCCGGATCAGCCACGAGGTGCGGACGCCGCTGAACGCCATCATCGGCTTTGCCGAAGTGATGATCGGTGAGCGTTTCGGCGCGCTCGGCAACGAGCGCTACCGCGAATACATGAAGGACATCCGCGCCGCCGGCGAACACGTGATCGCCATCGTCAACGACCTGCTTGATCTCTCGCGGATCGAAACCGGCAAACTCGATCTAGCCTTCACCAACCAGAATCTCAACGAGCTGGTCGAGAGCTGCGTGGCTGTCATGCAGCCGCAGGCCAATCGCGAGCGCATCATCATCCGCACTTCGCTCGCGCACACGCTGCCGCCTGTGATCGCGGACGCGCGGGCGTTGCGCCAGATCACGCTTAACCTGATCGGCAATTCGATCCATCTCGCCAATGCCGGCGGCCAGGTCATCGTCTCGACCGCGCTATCCGATTTCGGCGAGGTGATGCTGCGGGTCCGCGACACCGGCCACGGCCTTAACGACAACGAGGTTGCCGCTGCGCTAGAGCCGTTCCGCACGCGGGCGCCGTCGGATCAGTCCGAGAGTGCGGCCGTCAGCCTGTCGCTCACCAAGGCGCTCGTGGAAGCCAACCGCGCCAAATTCCAGATCAAGACCGGCGGCCGTTCCGGCACGCTGATCGAGATCGTGTTTCCGCACGCGGTGGCGCGCATCTAA
- a CDS encoding phasin family protein: MSDDVRDRFEIPKEMRSMAEASLEQARKTFEKFVAAAQTTADTIEERNATVREGAKDVRQKAVAYAEKNVQGSLDYAQSLLKAKDLTEVMRLHSEYVQGQMRALTEQASEMSQIVGKAAIDAAKPKA, from the coding sequence ATGAGCGACGACGTGCGAGACCGTTTCGAGATACCCAAGGAAATGCGATCGATGGCGGAAGCGAGCCTGGAGCAGGCCCGCAAGACGTTTGAGAAATTCGTCGCCGCCGCGCAGACCACCGCCGATACCATCGAGGAGCGCAATGCCACGGTGCGCGAGGGCGCGAAGGATGTCAGGCAGAAGGCCGTCGCCTATGCCGAGAAGAACGTGCAGGGCTCGCTCGATTACGCGCAGTCACTTCTCAAGGCCAAGGACCTGACCGAGGTAATGCGGCTGCACAGCGAATATGTGCAGGGGCAAATGCGCGCGCTGACGGAGCAGGCGAGCGAAATGAGCCAGATCGTCGGCAAGGCCGCCATCGATGCGGCGAAGCCGAAAGCCTGA
- a CDS encoding phasin, which translates to MTSSTDPFSASIIPFEVPEQMRALAEKGVSQARDSYAKFKDAAETHNGTIEAVFTTASKGASEYNAKLIEFFKANTSSSLDFAQDLLGVKTPAAALELWTAHAKKQYETFTAQAKELAELGQKVATETVEPIKASASKYYKPAA; encoded by the coding sequence TTGACCAGCTCCACCGATCCCTTCTCCGCCTCCATCATTCCCTTCGAAGTTCCCGAGCAGATGCGCGCACTTGCTGAAAAGGGCGTCTCGCAGGCCCGCGACAGCTACGCCAAATTCAAAGATGCAGCTGAAACCCACAACGGCACCATCGAGGCCGTGTTCACCACGGCCAGCAAGGGCGCCAGCGAGTACAACGCCAAGCTGATCGAGTTCTTCAAGGCCAATACCTCGTCCTCGCTCGATTTCGCGCAGGATCTGCTCGGCGTGAAGACGCCGGCGGCGGCGCTCGAGCTGTGGACGGCGCACGCCAAGAAGCAGTACGAGACCTTCACCGCGCAGGCCAAGGAGCTTGCCGAGCTCGGCCAGAAGGTTGCGACCGAGACCGTCGAGCCGATCAAGGCCTCCGCCTCGAAGTACTACAAGCCCGCTGCCTGA